In one Shewanella loihica PV-4 genomic region, the following are encoded:
- the moaA gene encoding GTP 3',8-cyclase MoaA: MSLIVDTFGRTVEYLRLSVTDRCDFRCVYCMSEDPCFLDREQVLSLEELAWIGQAFTELGVKKIRLTGGEPLVRTDCDQLVKLLGQLPGLKELSMTTNGSRLSKFAGKMHEAGLSRLNISLDTLKPELFTQLTRNGNLERVIQGIDAAKAAGFNRIKINAVILRGQNDDEVLDLIEFCRERELDIAFIEEMPLGIIDERKKSRHCSSDEVKAIISQRYPLSVSDKRTGGPARYYTMPGSKIHVGFISPHSNNFCHECNRVRVTVEGRLLLCLGNENSVDLKAIVRQYPGDIARLKQAILEAIKLKPKEHHFGPEGETQILRFMNATGG, translated from the coding sequence ATGAGTTTGATAGTCGATACCTTTGGCCGCACCGTGGAATATCTGCGTCTCTCGGTGACCGACAGATGCGATTTTCGCTGTGTCTACTGCATGAGTGAAGACCCCTGCTTCCTCGACAGAGAGCAGGTGCTCAGCCTGGAGGAGCTGGCCTGGATAGGTCAGGCCTTTACCGAGCTTGGGGTCAAGAAGATCCGCCTTACCGGCGGTGAGCCTCTGGTGCGCACCGATTGCGACCAATTGGTCAAACTGCTGGGCCAGCTCCCCGGCCTCAAAGAGCTGTCCATGACCACCAATGGCTCACGCCTGAGCAAATTTGCCGGCAAGATGCATGAGGCGGGCCTGAGCCGGCTCAACATCAGCTTAGATACCCTAAAACCCGAGCTGTTTACCCAGCTGACCCGCAACGGCAACCTGGAGCGGGTAATTCAGGGGATCGATGCCGCCAAGGCGGCAGGCTTTAACCGCATCAAAATCAACGCCGTGATCCTGCGTGGCCAAAATGACGATGAGGTATTGGATCTCATCGAGTTTTGCCGCGAGCGCGAACTGGACATCGCCTTCATCGAGGAGATGCCACTAGGGATCATCGACGAGCGCAAGAAGAGCCGTCACTGCAGCAGCGACGAGGTCAAGGCGATCATCAGCCAGCGCTATCCACTCAGCGTCTCTGACAAGCGTACCGGTGGCCCGGCCCGCTACTACACCATGCCCGGCAGCAAGATACACGTGGGCTTCATCTCGCCCCACAGCAACAACTTCTGCCACGAGTGCAACCGGGTGAGGGTCACGGTAGAAGGACGTTTGCTCCTCTGCCTGGGTAACGAAAACTCGGTGGACCTCAAGGCGATTGTCAGGCAGTATCCCGGCGATATCGCGCGCCTGAAACAGGCGATTCTCGAGGCGATCAAGCTCAAACCCAAGGAACATCACTTCGGCCCAGAAGGCGAAACCCAGATCCTACGTTTCATGAATGCCACCGGCGGCTAA
- the mutM gene encoding bifunctional DNA-formamidopyrimidine glycosylase/DNA-(apurinic or apyrimidinic site) lyase — protein sequence MPELPEVEVTRQGISPHLLDQQVTGLTVRNASLRWPVPEVAQQIVGQTIRGIRRRAKYLLLDTDAGTTIVHLGMSGSLRILPKSTPVEKHDHIDLELASGKVLRFNDPRRFGAWLWCELPEAAHPLLAKLGPEPLQSGFNVDYLAKALEGKKKAVKLCLMDNHIVVGVGNIYANEALFAAGIHPQTEAGRIDRERLTVLVAEVKQILAQAIKQGGTTLKDFTNADGKPGYFAQKLHVYGRGGETCTQCGNLLSEIKLGQRATVFCGLCQPR from the coding sequence ATGCCCGAACTCCCAGAAGTCGAAGTGACCCGCCAAGGGATCTCCCCTCACCTGCTGGATCAGCAGGTCACAGGATTAACCGTGCGTAACGCCTCCCTGCGATGGCCCGTCCCCGAAGTTGCCCAGCAGATTGTCGGACAGACCATCAGAGGCATACGCCGCCGCGCCAAATATCTGCTGCTGGATACCGATGCCGGCACCACCATAGTCCACCTCGGCATGTCGGGCAGCCTGCGAATTCTGCCCAAGTCTACGCCGGTGGAGAAGCATGACCATATCGATTTGGAACTGGCCAGCGGCAAGGTGCTCAGGTTTAACGATCCCAGACGCTTCGGCGCCTGGCTCTGGTGCGAGCTCCCCGAAGCCGCCCATCCCCTGCTGGCCAAACTAGGCCCAGAACCCCTGCAATCGGGCTTCAATGTCGACTACTTGGCCAAGGCACTGGAAGGTAAGAAGAAGGCGGTCAAACTCTGCCTGATGGACAATCATATCGTGGTGGGCGTAGGGAATATCTATGCCAACGAGGCCCTGTTTGCCGCCGGCATACACCCACAGACCGAGGCGGGACGAATCGATAGGGAGCGGCTTACCGTGCTGGTTGCCGAGGTGAAACAGATCTTGGCCCAGGCGATCAAACAGGGCGGTACTACGCTCAAAGACTTCACCAACGCCGATGGCAAACCCGGTTATTTCGCCCAGAAGCTACATGTCTATGGCCGCGGCGGCGAGACCTGTACTCAATGTGGCAACCTGCTGAGCGAGATAAAACTGGGCCAAAGGGCCACAGTCTTCTGCGGCCTGTGTCAGCCACGTTAA